One Streptomonospora salina genomic window, GGTCCGGGGTCGATCCGCTCCGGCACGAGGACATGGGCACCGGCACGGAGGCCGCGTGCGGCCTCGTCGCCCGGCGGCTGGACGTGCGCGACGGCGTACGCGTCTTTCGCACCCGCTGCCTGGGCACGGCCGACGGCGTTCCCGTGGCGCTGCACACCGCATGGGAGCCGGCCGCACTTACCCAGGGCACGCTGCGCACTCCCGCCGACGCCGATCCGGGTTCCGGTGTGCTACAGCGGCTGGCGGCCGCGGGAGTGACGATCGACCGGGTCGTCGAAGAGGTGGGCGTGCGCCCGCTGCGCGATCCCGAGTCCAGCCTGCTGAAGCTGGCGCCGGGGCTGCCCGTGCTTGTGGTGGAGCGGACCCATTACCAGGGGCGGCGCCCGGTCGAAACCTCCGACTTGGTCGGCTCGACCGACCACTGCCGGCTGATCTACCGCCTCGGCCTGGCGCGCTCGCCCCGCCAAGAGACACGCTAGCCAGGCCCTGCTTTCCGTGCCGGTCGGGCCGGTCAACGGACGTCCCCGGCCCGGGGGGGCGTCCGCGCACCATCGCCCAGGTCAACGGGCGCACTGCGGCGGCCGAACGCACCGGCGTTTCCCTCGCCCGCGCCTTGACGACCGCCGACATCAACGCCGTCGCCGCGGCACTTCGGGAGTATCCCGCGGCTCGGAGGCGCCGACCCCCGTGGCGCGCGACGGTCGGCCGCCGTACGCGCGGCGGCCGACCGTCGGTACGGCGGATCGCGTCAGGAGCCGGCGAACTCCGCGGCCACGACCTCGGCGATCTGCGCGGTGTTCAGCGCGGCGCCCTTGCGCAGGTTGTCGCCGCACATGAACAGCTCCAACGACGCGGGGTCGTCCAGCGAGCGCCGGATGCGGCCCACCCACGTGGGGTCGGTTCCCACCACGTCGGCCGGCGTGGGGAACTCGCCGGCGGCCGGGTCGTCCTGGACGACCACGCCCGGCGCCGACGACAGCACCTCGCGGGCGCGGTCGGCGTCGACCTCGCTGTCGAAGGACGCGTGCACGACCAGCGAGTGGGTGGTGACGACGGGGACCCGCACGCAGGTGGCCGCCACCGGAAGGTCGGGCATACCCAGGATCTTGCGGGACTCGTTGCGGACCTTCAGCTCCTCGGAGGCGTAGCCGTCCTCCTTCAGCGAACCGGCGAAGGGCACGACGTTCAGCGCGAGCGGAGCCGGGAACGGGCCCTGGTCGCCCACCGCCGCACGCACGTCTCCGGCGCGGCTGCCCAGTGTGCGGTCGGTGGCCGCCTTCTCGATCTGATCGTGGAGGGTGTCGATCCCCTCCTGACCGGAGCCCGACGCCGCCTGGTAGGAGGCCACCACGAGAGAGGACAGGCCGTAGGCGCGGTGCAGCGCGCCCATGGCCACGATCATCGACAGCGTGGTGCAGTTGGGGTTGCTGACGATACCGCGGGGGCGGTTGCGGGTCTGGTCGGCGTTGACCTCGGGCACCACCAGGGGAACGTCCGGATCCATCCGGTAGGCGCCGGAGTTGTCCACGGCCACCGCGCCGCGCTCGACGGCGACGGGCGCCCACTGCTTGGAGACCTCGTCGGGCACGTCGAACATCGCGACGTCGACGCCGTCGAAGACCTCCGGTGCCAGCGCCTGGACCTCGACTTCCTCGCCGCGGACGGTGAGCCGCTTGCCCGCCGAGCGCGGCGACGCGACGAGGCGGATCTCGCCCCAGACGTCCTCGCGGGTGGAGAGGATGTCGAGCATCACGGTGCCGACGGCGCCGGTGGCACCGACGACGGCCAGGGTGGGGCGGCGTTCACTCATCGTCCG contains:
- a CDS encoding aspartate-semialdehyde dehydrogenase, whose protein sequence is MSERRPTLAVVGATGAVGTVMLDILSTREDVWGEIRLVASPRSAGKRLTVRGEEVEVQALAPEVFDGVDVAMFDVPDEVSKQWAPVAVERGAVAVDNSGAYRMDPDVPLVVPEVNADQTRNRPRGIVSNPNCTTLSMIVAMGALHRAYGLSSLVVASYQAASGSGQEGIDTLHDQIEKAATDRTLGSRAGDVRAAVGDQGPFPAPLALNVVPFAGSLKEDGYASEELKVRNESRKILGMPDLPVAATCVRVPVVTTHSLVVHASFDSEVDADRAREVLSSAPGVVVQDDPAAGEFPTPADVVGTDPTWVGRIRRSLDDPASLELFMCGDNLRKGAALNTAQIAEVVAAEFAGS
- a CDS encoding GntR family transcriptional regulator gives rise to the protein MDGRPRYQGVADVVRSSILSGEFDPGSRLPSRTRLARAHGVSEQVSRHALRLLVSEGLVEARPGSGYYVRSVPQIHRFSRTDRASGSGVDPLRHEDMGTGTEAACGLVARRLDVRDGVRVFRTRCLGTADGVPVALHTAWEPAALTQGTLRTPADADPGSGVLQRLAAAGVTIDRVVEEVGVRPLRDPESSLLKLAPGLPVLVVERTHYQGRRPVETSDLVGSTDHCRLIYRLGLARSPRQETR